The following proteins come from a genomic window of Tepidiforma thermophila:
- a CDS encoding PaaI family thioesterase, with protein MPADSADADDRATIAYWAERSRGRLPGRMGIEVTAIGRGFAEGRLVVQPDHLAPNGYLHAATVVALADTLCGYGCTVSLPDGATGFTTIELKANFLGTATDGVIASRATMLHGGRTTQVWDAAVTHVETGRTLAVFRCTQAVLWPRP; from the coding sequence ATGCCAGCCGATTCCGCCGACGCCGACGACCGGGCCACGATCGCCTACTGGGCCGAGCGCTCCCGCGGCCGCCTGCCCGGCCGCATGGGCATCGAGGTCACCGCCATCGGCCGCGGTTTCGCCGAAGGCCGCCTCGTCGTCCAGCCCGACCACCTCGCCCCCAACGGCTACCTCCACGCCGCAACCGTCGTCGCCCTCGCCGATACCCTCTGCGGCTACGGCTGCACCGTCAGCCTGCCCGACGGCGCCACCGGCTTCACCACCATCGAACTGAAGGCGAACTTCCTCGGCACCGCCACCGACGGCGTCATCGCATCCCGCGCCACCATGCTCCACGGCGGCCGCACCACCCAGGTCTGGGATGCCGCTGTCACCCACGTTGAGACCGGCCGCACGCTCGCCGTCTTCCGCTGCACCCAGGCCGTCCTCTGGCCCCGCCCATAG
- the gyrB gene encoding DNA topoisomerase (ATP-hydrolyzing) subunit B — translation MATQATSSTSAPGATYTAENIQVLEGLEAVRKRPGMYIGTTDKAGLHHLIKELVDNAVDEAMAGFCDRIEVILHRNGWCTVKDNGRGIPVDIQQQTGKSAVETVMTVLHAGGKFGGGGYKVTGGLHGVGASVVNALSEAMWVEVVPNPAAQGADKAGKLFRQEYARGVPQTPLLTLPLDDPSRAQGTTVSFKPDPDIFESTDFDVKIEAERLRMYAFLTKGVWFRLVDERADLEVNYYFEGGIKSFVRYINRDREALNPEPVYIEREVDRNVIECAIQYNDGFNETVYTFANSINTIDGGSHLTGFRQALTRVLNDYARKQKILKDTDPNLTGDDVREGLVAVISVKLPEPQFEGQTKTRLGNLEVASQVQAVVADALSTYLEEHPSEARRIVEKCLLASRAREAARKARDLVQRKSALESGSLPGKLADCSSRDPEESELFIVEGDSAGGSAKQGRDRRFQAILPLFGKILNVEKARPDKMLGHEAIRLIISALGTGIRETFDVSKLRYHKIIIMTDADVDGAHIRTLLLTFFFRNMPELIEHGHLYIAQPPLYRAQHGKEVRYFYSDQQLEEYRKQNRRANLNVQRFKGLGEMNAEQLWETTMNPANRTLLQVTIHDAATADALFYELMGDDVSHRRRFIQANASQVRNLDI, via the coding sequence ATGGCCACCCAGGCAACCTCCTCCACCTCCGCTCCCGGCGCAACCTACACCGCCGAAAATATCCAGGTCCTCGAAGGCCTCGAAGCCGTCCGCAAGCGGCCCGGCATGTACATCGGCACCACCGATAAAGCCGGCCTTCACCACCTCATCAAAGAGCTCGTCGATAACGCCGTCGACGAAGCCATGGCCGGCTTCTGCGACCGCATCGAAGTCATCCTCCACCGCAACGGCTGGTGCACTGTCAAAGACAACGGCCGCGGTATCCCCGTCGATATCCAGCAGCAAACCGGCAAGTCTGCCGTCGAAACCGTCATGACCGTCCTTCACGCCGGCGGCAAGTTCGGCGGCGGCGGCTACAAAGTCACCGGCGGCCTCCACGGCGTCGGTGCCTCCGTCGTCAACGCCCTCAGCGAAGCCATGTGGGTCGAGGTCGTCCCCAACCCCGCCGCACAGGGCGCCGACAAGGCCGGGAAACTCTTCCGCCAGGAGTACGCCCGCGGCGTCCCCCAGACCCCCCTCCTCACCCTCCCGCTCGACGACCCCTCCCGCGCCCAGGGCACCACCGTCAGCTTCAAGCCCGACCCCGACATCTTCGAAAGCACCGACTTCGACGTCAAAATCGAAGCCGAACGCCTCCGCATGTACGCCTTCCTCACCAAAGGCGTCTGGTTCCGCCTCGTCGACGAGCGCGCCGACCTCGAAGTCAACTACTACTTCGAAGGCGGCATCAAGAGCTTCGTCCGCTACATCAACCGCGACCGCGAAGCACTCAACCCCGAACCCGTCTACATCGAGCGCGAGGTCGACCGCAACGTCATCGAGTGCGCCATCCAGTACAACGACGGCTTCAACGAAACCGTCTACACCTTCGCCAACTCCATCAACACCATCGACGGCGGCTCCCACCTCACCGGCTTCCGCCAGGCCCTGACCCGCGTCCTTAACGATTACGCCCGCAAGCAGAAAATCCTCAAGGACACCGACCCCAACCTCACCGGTGATGACGTCCGCGAGGGCCTCGTCGCCGTCATCTCCGTCAAACTCCCCGAACCCCAGTTCGAAGGCCAGACCAAAACCCGCCTCGGCAACCTCGAAGTCGCCAGCCAGGTCCAGGCCGTCGTCGCCGATGCCCTCTCGACCTACCTCGAAGAGCACCCCTCCGAGGCCCGCCGCATCGTCGAAAAGTGCCTCCTCGCCAGCCGCGCCCGCGAAGCCGCCCGCAAAGCCCGCGACCTCGTCCAGCGCAAGAGCGCCCTCGAAAGCGGCAGCCTCCCCGGCAAGCTCGCCGATTGCTCCTCCCGCGACCCCGAAGAGTCCGAGCTCTTCATCGTCGAGGGCGACTCCGCAGGCGGCTCCGCCAAGCAGGGCCGCGACCGCCGCTTCCAGGCCATCCTGCCCCTCTTCGGCAAAATCCTGAACGTCGAAAAGGCCCGGCCCGATAAGATGCTCGGCCACGAGGCCATCCGCCTCATCATCTCCGCCCTCGGCACCGGCATCCGCGAAACCTTCGATGTTTCGAAGCTCCGCTACCACAAAATCATCATCATGACCGACGCCGACGTCGACGGCGCCCACATCCGCACCCTCCTCCTCACCTTCTTCTTCCGCAACATGCCCGAGCTTATCGAGCACGGCCACCTCTACATCGCACAGCCCCCGCTCTACCGCGCCCAGCACGGCAAAGAAGTCCGCTACTTCTACTCCGACCAGCAGCTCGAGGAGTACCGGAAGCAGAACCGCCGCGCCAACCTCAACGTCCAGCGGTTCAAGGGTCTCGGCGAAATGAACGCCGAGCAGCTCTGGGAGACCACCATGAACCCGGCCAACCGCACCCTCCTCCAGGTCACCATCCACGACGCGGCCACCGCCGACGCCCTCTTCTACGAACTCATGGGCGACGACGTCTCCCACCGCCGCAGGTTCATCCAGGCCAACGCCAGCCAGGTCCGCAACCTCGATATCTGA
- a CDS encoding class I SAM-dependent methyltransferase, giving the protein MPTNVLRPTEEEALAAWRALVAADAEQVVRVREPEPPADHYAAVAARFRPGAFESLEWPVLDALVAPGETVLDIGAGGGRFAVPLAQKGCRVIAIEPSGAMRETLAAAAAEAGVSVEVHDLRWPAEGWTEEADVSLAAHACYDIGEIGPFLDAMERHTRRLCVAMFGQFARGANLAPLFEAVHGEPLQALPALKEFVALLGARNRKYEVRVVSSGREYELMEREQAFEMARRMLWLAPGSAKDVRMRELMEAWWGAPEGIRMPAFRRFIGIVSWEPPRSAG; this is encoded by the coding sequence ATGCCGACGAATGTCCTGAGGCCGACAGAAGAGGAAGCGCTGGCCGCGTGGAGGGCACTGGTGGCCGCCGACGCGGAGCAGGTGGTGCGGGTGCGGGAGCCGGAGCCGCCAGCGGACCACTACGCGGCAGTGGCGGCGCGCTTCCGGCCGGGGGCGTTCGAATCGTTGGAGTGGCCGGTGCTGGATGCGCTCGTGGCGCCGGGGGAGACGGTGCTGGATATCGGCGCGGGGGGCGGGCGGTTTGCGGTGCCGCTGGCGCAGAAGGGCTGCAGGGTGATCGCGATTGAGCCGAGCGGGGCAATGCGGGAGACGCTGGCGGCGGCAGCGGCGGAGGCCGGCGTGAGCGTGGAGGTGCACGACCTGCGCTGGCCGGCGGAGGGGTGGACGGAGGAGGCGGATGTGAGCCTTGCGGCGCACGCGTGCTACGACATTGGGGAGATTGGGCCGTTCCTGGACGCGATGGAGCGGCACACGCGGCGGCTGTGCGTGGCGATGTTCGGGCAATTTGCGCGGGGGGCGAACCTCGCGCCGCTGTTCGAGGCGGTGCATGGGGAGCCGCTCCAGGCGCTTCCGGCACTGAAGGAGTTCGTGGCGCTGCTGGGCGCGCGGAACCGGAAGTACGAGGTGCGGGTGGTGAGCAGCGGGCGGGAGTATGAGCTGATGGAGCGGGAGCAGGCGTTCGAGATGGCGCGGCGGATGCTCTGGCTGGCGCCGGGCAGCGCGAAGGATGTGCGGATGCGGGAGCTGATGGAGGCGTGGTGGGGCGCGCCGGAGGGGATCCGAATGCCGGCGTTCCGCCGGTTCATCGGCATTGTGAGCTGGGAGCCGCCGCGCAGCGCCGGGTGA